The Candidatus Micrarchaeia archaeon DNA window AGGAGCTCGTGAACGACATAATAAAGCGGCTCCCCAAGAAATAGGTGTGTGAATGGCAGAAGGTTTTCCAGCCGAAATAGTAGAGGTAAAAGCCAAGACCGGCGTTTACGGGGAGATTTACCAGGTGCTCTGCAAGGTGCTCGCAGGCCCGGACACCGGGCGCGTCATCATCAGGAACATCAAAGGGCCGGTGAAGAAAGGCATGGTAATCATGCTTCTTGAAACCGAAAGGGAGGCCAAGGAGATAAGGCCAAGGTGATTCGGATGCCTAACTGTTATTTCTGCGGCGACGCGCTCAAGAGGGGCTCAGGAGTGATGTACTCCAAGAAGGACGGCACGGTCCACTATTTCTGCTCGAGCAAATGCACAAAAAATTCCCTAAAGCTCAAGAGGGAAGGGCGGAGGGTGAAGTGGACCAAGAACGCGCGCGAGTTCAAGGCCAGGCAGTGACTTTTCCTTTTTCCAGCTTCCATTTTCATATTCCAGTTGAGGTGTTTGTATGGACAGGACTCTCGTTCTTTTGAAACCGGACGCAATCCAGCGCGGCCTCATGGGCGAAATAATCGCGAGATTCGAGGCCAGGGGATTGAAATTAGTGGGGCTCAAGATGCTTAGGATGGGCAGGGAGCTCGCGAAGGAGCACTACTCCCATCTCGTAAGCAAGCCGTTCTACCCTGATTTGGAGAAATTCATGACGCACCACCCGATAGTGGCTATGGTGCTCGAGGGGAAGGAGTGCGTCCAGGTCGTGAGGGACATGATGGGCCCCACGAATTCCAGGAAAGCGCTTCCCGGAACCATACGGGGGGATTTCAGCATGAGCACATCCAGGAACATAATCCACGGAAGCGACTCGCCAGAGACCGCGGAGAAGGAGGTGAAGCGCTTCTTCAAGCCCGAAGAGCTCCACGAATACAAGTTCTCAAGCTCTGATTACGCGTACGCTCCTGACGAGCAGTGAATTGACGCTATTGATAATCTGTGATGCAATGATACTCCCGAAGGAACTGCTCGTGAAAGGGGATTTGGTAAGGGATTTCATAGGCGAAAGCCAGTTCCAGCCCGCAGGCGTGGACGTGACGCTCAAGGAGCTCTATTCTTTCAAGAACGCGGGGAAGATCGATTTCGACAACAAGGAGCGCAGGATAAGCGACGTTGAACCCGTTCAGT harbors:
- a CDS encoding 30S ribosomal protein S28e; the protein is MAEGFPAEIVEVKAKTGVYGEIYQVLCKVLAGPDTGRVIIRNIKGPVKKGMVIMLLETEREAKEIRPR
- a CDS encoding 50S ribosomal protein L24e — its product is MPNCYFCGDALKRGSGVMYSKKDGTVHYFCSSKCTKNSLKLKREGRRVKWTKNAREFKARQ
- the ndk gene encoding nucleoside-diphosphate kinase gives rise to the protein MDRTLVLLKPDAIQRGLMGEIIARFEARGLKLVGLKMLRMGRELAKEHYSHLVSKPFYPDLEKFMTHHPIVAMVLEGKECVQVVRDMMGPTNSRKALPGTIRGDFSMSTSRNIIHGSDSPETAEKEVKRFFKPEELHEYKFSSSDYAYAPDEQ